AATGCAATTTGCATATCAGGATGGTTTACGTTCTttctcagaaagaaaaaaactatgccTGAGCTGCTTCCTGCAGCTGGTATGATTGAAGAGACCCACGGGTCTCAATTACAGGAGATTGGCATAACATCTGGCCATGGTGACCAAAGGTCACTGAGTGATTTTGTGGTGAAAGACCCTCCTCGTATTGTGTCCACATTTGTGGAGTCACAAGAACCGGAGTGGTACAGGAATGACTGGGAGGAATCAGGAATTAAACAGACTTACAGTGGTGATGATAGTTTGATACATCCACCAGAAATATCTGGTTGCACTAATGCGCCACTGAAAGCTGAAATCAAACTGAGCAGTGagtaatcattatttatttttaataaatattttcataacagaCATGGATTTAGAAATGACTTCCACTCGCCTTAACGTGCagcgtagaaaaaaaaagcggacCACCCAGAATaagttttaatctaatgatttcaagttctagaactcaatcttaatggttcacgGTGGTAaccttaaatattcaaattaataagtgcaaaatGGTATTTCTAGTTACGAAATTCAACACC
This window of the Parasteatoda tepidariorum isolate YZ-2023 chromosome 4, CAS_Ptep_4.0, whole genome shotgun sequence genome carries:
- the LOC107443922 gene encoding uncharacterized protein produces the protein MNRLMNAICISGWFTFFLRKKKTMPELLPAAGMIEETHGSQLQEIGITSGHGDQRSLSDFVVKDPPRIVSTFVESQEPEWYRNDWEESGIKQTYSGDDSLIHPPEISGCTNAPLKAEIKLSNIIPGSSVKLYRKGKRVKKFEVAVANDTVTITFKKHKLSDSGIYHLALCHNNNEDSVLLNLSFGRMIKKKIDFYSHLPKPKGQKYWNFFENKGKFYGYQKRFNL